Within the Emys orbicularis isolate rEmyOrb1 chromosome 5, rEmyOrb1.hap1, whole genome shotgun sequence genome, the region GGGAGTGGGCAAGCCCTCGACCCCGCTCCCAggcaggagcgccgggcaggCAGAGCGAGTCAAGtctccatgccccaaccccgctATGCCCCTGCCTcaatcaagcttcacaatcatcatttgtgagtacagtattaaattgtttaaaacttatactgcatATGTATATGATGTCTTTTGtctagtgaaaaaaaaaattccctggaacctaacctcccctatttacattaattcttatggggaaattgattTTGCTTAACATGGTTTCACTTAAAATAgtgtttttcaggaacataattacaaaGGTTAACTGAGAAGTTACTgtagttaatacatatttcaagggaccattcaagatgaagtagCCTGTTAACATGAAAAACTTCAACCATCATCACCTGTACATTAAAAACTCTCTGGAACATACCGACaccagcaaagggggggggggggaaccacaaaaccacacaccccaaaagcttgtctctctcaccaacagaagttggtccaataaaagatattaccttacctacTTTGCCTCACTAAACTGGATTAGACAAATTTCTGGAGTTACAACCTGAAGAGTCTGGAATGTTGGCAGATGTTGCTATGCCAGCATCACCTTGGAAAGGGGTAGAGGGCACCTGTTCTGGAGTGTTTGTTCTGGAACAGGAACTTCTGAATCCCCCTCTATTGACAGCTTTGGGACAACATTGACCTGTGGTACTGCTCAAGTGTGTAACTCTAAACAGCTGTTTGACAGAGGGGAGACCAATTTCTGGGCTTTGTCTTCACCTTAGAGGGTGGCTGCTGGAACAGCATCTGAGCTACCCATGTGGTGGAGGACAGGCTCCCCAAGCTGTTCCCCATGTTTTGTGGGGTTTGAGCTGCTTCCGTCATGCCATCAGATTTCTAGGGCTAGATGTAGGCTTAACTCACAAAACACAGTCATTTGGGAGCTACAGAACCtactcctctcccctctgttctCTCCCTGTCACCTTCTCATCTGTAGgggctctcccaccccctcccccattgttcTCTCCTTAGCTGGATTGTTTCCCCTACATTGGTCAGTTATCCTCCTTAGTTTCTCTCAACTCCCTCCTGGTTCTTTCTGATTCTGAAATCTCTGGATATGGGAGATCTGCTGATGTGGGACAATTGCTATGGCACCTCAAATTGGGGTTCCCTATTTGTGGATAGCAAGGGTGGACAGTGGATACAGAGGAATGCTCCTTGGGGTCAGCCACAGATACTTCTCTGATGGGCAGTGTGCAGAGTCAAGTGCCAAAGTGCTTCTGGCAGAGCAGGTCAAAGTGCTGCAAGGTGCAGTTTTTATGGTTTAGTGGTTATTTCTGAAAGTTGCTTAGGTATCACCCAACTAAAACAGCTGTTAATATTTGTTCTGGATTTGCTGAAACAGGTGTGTGGACAAAGGCAGATACAATGTCTGACACCGACGAGATGACCATCAATCTTCTCTTGGTTGGAAGGACCCAAAGTGGCAAAAGTGCTGCTGGGAATAGCCTTCTGGGCAGCTTTGACTTTGACAGCCATCTATCCCCAAGCTCCGTGACCACATGCTGCAGTCTCGGATGCAGCTGCCGCATCTCAGGCTTCACACGCCGAAATGGCCATGAGCTAGCCCTGCGGGTTCATGTGATGGACACACCAGGGTATCCTCACAGCAGCCTGAGCAAAGAAGAGGTGCAGCAAGCGATGAGGGCAGCTCTGGCTCAACACTTTGGAGATGAGGGCCTTCACCTAGCACTCTTGGTCCTGAGAGCTGACTTGCCTCTTTGTGAGGAAGAAAGTCACACGATTCAGCTAGTCCAGGTAAAAAATCCTGTACATACCGGCAACTCTATTTTCAGAAGTAGGAACCCTCAAACGATATCAGCTGAA harbors:
- the GIMD1 gene encoding GTPase IMAP family member GIMD1, translating into MSDTDEMTINLLLVGRTQSGKSAAGNSLLGSFDFDSHLSPSSVTTCCSLGCSCRISGFTRRNGHELALRVHVMDTPGYPHSSLSKEEVQQAMRAALAQHFGDEGLHLALLVLRADLPLCEEESHTIQLVQELLGPTWKNFTAILFTHADKVEEAGLNGDKYLHIASDTLLNLLSSIQQRYIFVDNQANTLQQERKTILRKIMEFIRQNSYQVLLVK